The following is a genomic window from Fusarium oxysporum Fo47 chromosome IV, complete sequence.
GACACATCACAGGCTCGTGAATGCTGTTCAGCTGCTGTACGACCAAGACATAAGACACACATCAGACGGCCACCCCGTCACTGTCTCGTCGGGAGCTATTGCCACATTTCAGGGGTGGGTTCGAAGCACGACCCGTTTTCTAGCGTATTTTTCTGGGGTAGGGATTTTTGGTCGCGACTCAAGTCAAGGTGAAGATGCTTCCCTTGAAGCGGCCGTTTCATGGAGCAATTGTATCATACTGTAAGTTTATGTGAAGATGGAAATTCAGATGTGAATAAACACTGCAGTTGGTAATTTATGTTACTGTGAAAACATTAGATTTGATGTTATCAAAGTAATTCATTAAACTTTCTCTGTGGCAGCATGGTACCTGTCTCCCTCTGAGATTGTCGATCTTTTTGCCAAAGACAGGGAAAAGCGGTAAACTGTATCGGACTGCACAGTAAAAGGAATGGACCTGTCAGTTTCATTTCCATTATCGTTCCACCTTGTATTGCCCGCTTTCGCCGCATTTTCTGCTTTGTGTTGCCGCTGCGCTGAGAGGCCAGAGGTTTTGGGTTGCTTGTCCGTTGTCCCGCCCGCGGCAGCTAAAaggtacagtacagtaccTGCCTTTTTCCAGGCTCCACGCCCCAACAAAACGCTTGCCGAGCAAGCATCCACGCATTAAAGTAAGGTACCTTTACAGTTGAAGGGACACACTTTAAAACTTCAGCCCCCCTTGGCCGTCTCGTAactcttttttccttttcacctccctttctctttttctttgacagttcttcttcggcatctcgacttcttgacTCTTTTGTCTATTGTCGGCCGTGAACCCTCTCTTCTCACAATGGCGTCCGTTTCGACTTCGGCTCTGCCCAAGCAGAACCCTGCGCTTAGACGCACCGTCACCTCAACTACTGTGACGGATTCTGAGTCTGCCGCCGTCTCTCCTTCAGACTCTCCCCGGcactcagcttcttccacaTCGCTCTCGTCCATGTCCGAGGTCGATATCGCCAAGCCCAAGTCCGAGTATGGTGTTATGCTCGACACCTATGGCAACCAGTTCGAGGTCCCCGACTTTACCATCAAGGACATCTACAATGCCATCCCTAAGCACTGCTTTAAGCGCTCTGCTCTCAAGGGATACGCTTATATCCTCCGCGACATTGTCCTCCTGACCACCACTTTCAGCATTTGGTACAACTTCGTGACCCCCGAATACATCCCATCCACCCCCGCCCGCGCTGGTCTGTGGGCCGTATACACCGTTCTTCAGGGTCTTTTCGGTACCGGTCTCTGGGTCATTGCCCATGAGTGTGGTCACGGTGCTTTCTCCGATTCTCGCCTCGTCAACGACATTACTGGCTGGGTTCTCCACTCTTCCCTCCTTGTCCCCTACTTCAGCTGGCAAATCTCCCACCGAAAGCACCACAAGGCCACCGGCAACATGGAGCGTGACATGGTCTTCGTTCCCCGAACCCGCGAGCAGCAGGCTACTCGTCTCGGAAAGATGGCCCACGAGCTTGCCCATCTTACTGAGGAGACCCCCGCTTTCACTCTTCTTATGCTCGTCCTCCAGCAGCTCGTCGGCTGGCCCAACTACCTCCTCACCAACGTTACCGGCCACAACTACCACGAGCGCCAGCGTGAGGGTCGcggcaagggcaagaagaacgGCCTCGGTGGTGGTGTCAACCACTTCGACCCCCGCAGCCCTCTGTACGAGAACAAGGATGCTAAGCTCATCGTCCTCAGCGATATTGGTATTGGTCTGATG
Proteins encoded in this region:
- a CDS encoding fatty acid desaturase-domain-containing protein — encoded protein: MASVSTSALPKQNPALRRTVTSTTVTDSESAAVSPSDSPRHSASSTSLSSMSEVDIAKPKSEYGVMLDTYGNQFEVPDFTIKDIYNAIPKHCFKRSALKGYAYILRDIVLLTTTFSIWYNFVTPEYIPSTPARAGLWAVYTVLQGLFGTGLWVIAHECGHGAFSDSRLVNDITGWVLHSSLLVPYFSWQISHRKHHKATGNMERDMVFVPRTREQQATRLGKMAHELAHLTEETPAFTLLMLVLQQLVGWPNYLLTNVTGHNYHERQREGRGKGKKNGLGGGVNHFDPRSPLYENKDAKLIVLSDIGIGLMATALYFLVQKFGFYNMAIWYFVPYLWVNHWLVAITFLQHTDPTLPHYTNDEWDFVRGAAATIDREMGFIGRHLLHGIIETHVLHHYVSNIPFYNADEATEAIKPVMGKHYRADVQDGPRGFIRAMYRSARMCQWVEPSAGAEGAGKGVLFFRNRNNVGTPPAVIKPVA